A window from Shewanella livingstonensis encodes these proteins:
- a CDS encoding aspartate-semialdehyde dehydrogenase codes for MSQEFNVVVLGASGAVGQTMIEILEQRNFPVAKLFPLASSRSAGETVSFHGKQVEILDVETFDWTQAQIGFFSAGGDVSAKWAPIAGEAGCVVIDNTSHFRYDVDVPLVIPEVNPEAIADFRNRNIIANPNCSTIQMLVALKPIYDAFGISRINVATYQSVSGTGKKAIDELAGQSAKLLQGLPSEPTVYPKQIAFNVLPQIDVFMENGYTKEEMKMVWETQKIFGDDEIVVNPTAVRVPVFYGHSEAIHIETRQPVDAEDVKAVLRNAPGVELFDDDSEYPTAVTEAAGNDPVYVGRVRKDISHSHGINLWVTADNIRKGAALNSVQIAEILIRDYY; via the coding sequence ATGTCTCAGGAATTTAATGTAGTCGTTTTAGGTGCATCGGGCGCAGTGGGTCAAACTATGATTGAGATCCTCGAGCAGCGTAATTTCCCGGTTGCTAAGTTGTTTCCATTAGCGAGCAGTCGCAGTGCTGGCGAAACGGTCAGTTTTCACGGTAAACAAGTTGAAATTCTTGACGTAGAAACGTTTGATTGGACCCAAGCACAAATTGGCTTCTTTTCTGCTGGTGGCGATGTGTCTGCTAAATGGGCGCCGATTGCGGGTGAAGCCGGTTGTGTGGTTATCGATAACACCTCACATTTTCGTTATGATGTAGACGTGCCATTGGTAATACCTGAAGTTAACCCAGAAGCCATTGCTGATTTTCGTAATCGCAACATTATCGCTAACCCTAATTGTTCAACCATCCAAATGTTAGTGGCACTTAAGCCTATTTATGATGCATTTGGTATTTCACGTATTAACGTGGCAACCTATCAGTCAGTGTCGGGAACCGGTAAAAAGGCGATTGATGAATTAGCGGGTCAAAGTGCTAAGTTATTGCAAGGGTTACCGTCTGAACCGACTGTTTACCCAAAGCAAATTGCCTTTAACGTATTGCCTCAAATCGATGTGTTTATGGAAAATGGCTACACCAAAGAAGAAATGAAAATGGTGTGGGAAACGCAGAAAATATTTGGTGATGACGAAATTGTTGTTAATCCAACAGCTGTGCGTGTGCCTGTTTTTTATGGTCATTCTGAAGCTATCCATATTGAAACTCGTCAACCTGTTGATGCAGAAGATGTTAAAGCTGTTTTACGTAATGCACCAGGCGTAGAATTGTTTGACGATGATAGTGAATATCCAACCGCGGTAACTGAAGCCGCAGGTAATGATCCTGTTTATGTTGGTCGCGTTCGTAAAGATATTTCACACTCTCACGGTATAAATTTATGGGTTACAGCCGATAATATTCGTAAGGGTGCAGCTTTAAACAGCGTACAAATTGCCGAGATTTTGATTAGAGATTACTATTAA
- a CDS encoding 4-phosphoerythronate dehydrogenase: protein MKIIADENMPYVDALFGDLGEIEYVNGRTLSPEQVNDADVLLVRSVTKVNAGLIAHAHKLKFVGSATIGTDHVDVDYLASRNIYFTNAPGCNATAVGEYAFIAMLELAQRFGESLAGKVVGIVGAGNTGTAAAKCLQAYGLNVLLCDPIKAQQGDKREFVSLDTIIEQADIISLHVPITKDGEHKTWYLFDEARLNQLKPNTWLLNCCRGEVIDNRALIRFKQQRDDVKLVLDVWEGEPKPMAELVALTEFATPHIAGYSLEGKARGTFILYQKWCELVGLAVDKSLTSLLPAFQFNQIVSQSDLTESQLLKLSRLVYDLRDDDVTFRGCCSTAAGFDLMRKNHTYRREYSAISLAPSVDYLSDDVINPSMLHALGFN from the coding sequence ATGAAAATAATTGCTGATGAAAACATGCCTTATGTTGATGCCCTGTTTGGTGACTTAGGCGAAATTGAATATGTAAATGGTCGAACATTGAGCCCTGAACAGGTCAATGATGCTGATGTATTGCTGGTACGTTCGGTGACTAAAGTCAATGCTGGGCTAATTGCCCATGCGCACAAGCTTAAATTTGTCGGTAGTGCGACGATTGGTACCGATCATGTCGATGTTGATTACCTTGCTTCGCGCAATATTTATTTTACCAATGCGCCAGGGTGTAATGCGACTGCGGTTGGCGAGTATGCGTTTATAGCGATGTTGGAGTTAGCTCAGCGTTTTGGTGAGTCATTAGCAGGTAAAGTGGTGGGTATTGTTGGTGCGGGTAATACCGGCACTGCTGCGGCTAAGTGTTTGCAAGCCTATGGACTTAACGTGTTGTTGTGCGACCCAATTAAAGCGCAGCAAGGCGATAAACGTGAGTTTGTGTCACTCGATACCATTATTGAGCAGGCCGATATCATTAGTTTGCATGTGCCTATTACCAAAGATGGTGAGCATAAAACCTGGTATTTGTTTGATGAAGCGCGACTAAACCAGTTAAAACCCAATACCTGGCTATTAAATTGTTGTCGAGGCGAGGTGATTGATAACCGTGCTTTGATTCGATTTAAGCAGCAACGTGATGATGTAAAATTGGTACTTGATGTGTGGGAAGGAGAACCTAAGCCAATGGCAGAGTTAGTCGCCTTGACAGAGTTTGCTACACCGCATATTGCTGGTTACAGCCTGGAAGGCAAGGCTCGTGGTACGTTTATACTGTATCAAAAGTGGTGTGAATTAGTTGGTTTAGCGGTTGATAAATCATTAACCAGTTTGTTACCAGCATTTCAGTTTAACCAAATTGTTAGCCAAAGTGATTTAACTGAAAGCCAATTGCTGAAATTGTCACGCTTAGTTTATGATCTACGCGATGATGATGTTACCTTTAGAGGCTGTTGTTCAACCGCAGCAGGGTTTGATTTGATGCGTAAAAATCATACTTACCGCAGGGAATATAGCGCTATCTCGTTAGCTCCATCGGTAGACTATTTGTCTGATGATGTGATTAACCCATCGATGCTTCATGCTTTAGGCTTTAATTAA
- the fabB gene encoding beta-ketoacyl-ACP synthase I, translating into MKRVVITGMGVVSSIGNNKQEVTESLKAGRSGITHSAQFEEMQLRSRVWGDIKMNPAEHIDRKALRFMGDAAAYAYIAMQEAITDANLTEEQYSNFRVGLIAGTGGASSKNQVQAADTLREKGVKRVGPYIVPRIMASTASACLATPFKIKGTSYSISSACATSAHCIGHAVELIQMGKQDMVFAGGAEEVDWTLTMGFDAMGALSTKYNDTPEKASRTYDADRDGFVISGGGGIVVVEELEHALARGAKIYAEIIGYGATSDGYDMVAPSGEGAVRCMQMALADVDTPVDYINTHGTSTPVGDMRELEALREVFGENMPAIASTKSLTGHALGAAGVHEAIYSMIMMEDSFIAPSINIDNLDEKATGMPVVREMRKAELNTIMSNSFGFGGTNATLVMRKYKA; encoded by the coding sequence ATGAAAAGAGTCGTGATCACCGGAATGGGTGTTGTTTCAAGTATCGGTAATAACAAGCAAGAAGTGACCGAGTCGCTGAAAGCAGGTCGTAGCGGTATTACTCACTCGGCGCAATTTGAAGAAATGCAATTACGCAGTAGAGTTTGGGGGGATATTAAAATGAACCCTGCTGAACATATCGATCGTAAGGCATTGCGCTTTATGGGCGATGCTGCTGCATATGCTTATATTGCGATGCAAGAAGCGATTACTGACGCCAATTTAACAGAAGAGCAATATTCTAACTTCCGTGTCGGTTTGATTGCCGGTACGGGGGGCGCATCATCGAAAAACCAAGTTCAGGCTGCTGATACGCTGCGTGAAAAAGGTGTTAAACGTGTTGGACCTTATATAGTGCCACGTATTATGGCCAGCACAGCAAGTGCTTGCTTGGCGACACCATTTAAAATTAAAGGTACTAGCTATTCAATTAGTTCAGCTTGTGCCACTTCGGCCCATTGTATTGGCCATGCCGTTGAACTTATCCAGATGGGTAAGCAAGATATGGTTTTTGCTGGCGGTGCTGAAGAAGTTGATTGGACTTTAACCATGGGCTTCGATGCTATGGGTGCCTTATCAACTAAATACAATGATACCCCTGAAAAAGCGTCTCGAACTTACGATGCTGACCGCGATGGCTTTGTTATTTCTGGCGGTGGCGGGATTGTTGTTGTTGAAGAATTAGAGCATGCGTTAGCGCGTGGTGCGAAGATTTATGCCGAAATTATTGGCTATGGTGCAACATCTGATGGTTATGACATGGTTGCTCCGTCTGGTGAAGGTGCAGTGCGTTGTATGCAGATGGCTTTGGCCGATGTAGATACGCCAGTTGATTATATCAACACTCATGGTACTTCTACACCAGTAGGTGACATGCGTGAACTTGAAGCATTACGTGAAGTGTTTGGTGAAAATATGCCTGCCATCGCGTCTACTAAATCACTAACAGGCCATGCTTTAGGTGCTGCCGGTGTTCATGAAGCGATTTACAGCATGATTATGATGGAAGACAGCTTTATTGCACCAAGCATTAACATTGATAACCTCGATGAAAAAGCCACTGGCATGCCAGTGGTTCGTGAAATGCGCAAAGCTGAATTAAACACCATCATGAGCAATAGCTTTGGTTTTGGTGGCACTAATGCAACATTAGTGATGCGTAAGTACAAAGCATAA
- the mnmC gene encoding FAD-dependent 5-carboxymethylaminomethyl-2-thiouridine(34) oxidoreductase MnmC, whose translation MNKTTLLSASPNLHELHICELLGNNVNQNSRYIHIVKQYIATVLQSGDDKTVVKNTRPRLLTLGQLGFGDGHEIMLLLAALQLANQQHLLKHQQTQIHISVFEHTPVNRKRLEQKWQQQGLLDSEHHLFGVAQALLNGEIAAIEGCQRLGLLENQVIIDLYQGLPLAQAKTIATPDKQRITHWFALPHTNQMIHSDHYFNQHLIWQYGRISVDNATFLAANINDNDIAATIKKSLTLCGFLSTTQSPTNDDIAIAERHALRQQTRQQFAYNPLPSLQTNNRSPIAIIGGGIASASLALSLAERGKDVIIYCKDDTLGQGASGNKQGAIYPLLTPENNSLSQFFQQAFLYSRRRIQALVDNGYAIGHDWCGVLHTGFDQRSQTRLDKIIDGQAWPTEIAVRVNSTQATQLASVDIDKSGFYYPLGGWACPFEFAQASITKAQTLANVRVIYNSDISSLEPHSSGWQLFSGENNTLIATHDQVVIASGSQLTRYKQTKDLQITGFRGQVSHVPPQGELAQLSTVICANGYLTPQHNQLHCIGASYVKDPKHLDFCPLEQHENSLKMQQSFPNSNWPHNIDVSNNDARVGVRMVSRDHFPVMGCVPDIEALFSRYAVQQQSKDKPSLWQRYWQTTPAPIYDGLYVLGGLGSRGLSSGPLVAECLAANLCGELSPLSLELQALLSPNRMWLRKLLKGKALM comes from the coding sequence TTGAATAAAACAACTTTATTATCTGCATCCCCGAATTTACATGAGTTGCATATTTGTGAATTATTGGGTAACAACGTCAATCAAAATAGCCGATATATCCACATTGTTAAGCAGTATATCGCCACAGTATTGCAAAGCGGTGACGATAAAACAGTAGTCAAAAATACTCGACCGCGTTTACTCACCCTAGGTCAATTAGGTTTTGGCGATGGCCACGAAATAATGTTGCTATTGGCAGCCTTACAACTGGCTAACCAGCAACACCTTTTAAAACATCAGCAAACTCAAATTCATATCAGTGTATTTGAGCACACTCCAGTAAACCGTAAGCGACTTGAACAAAAATGGCAACAACAAGGTCTACTTGATTCAGAGCATCATTTATTCGGTGTGGCTCAAGCATTACTCAATGGTGAAATAGCGGCCATCGAAGGTTGCCAACGGCTAGGTCTACTTGAAAATCAAGTTATTATTGATCTATATCAAGGTTTGCCACTAGCGCAAGCCAAAACCATTGCCACGCCAGATAAACAAAGAATAACACATTGGTTTGCCCTACCCCATACGAACCAAATGATTCATTCGGATCATTATTTTAATCAGCATTTAATTTGGCAATATGGGCGAATAAGTGTTGATAATGCAACATTTTTAGCGGCTAACATAAATGATAATGATATTGCTGCAACCATCAAGAAGTCATTAACACTTTGCGGGTTTTTGTCCACCACACAATCCCCTACAAATGATGACATAGCTATCGCAGAACGACATGCACTAAGACAACAAACACGCCAACAGTTCGCTTATAATCCATTACCCTCTTTACAGACTAATAACCGCAGCCCTATCGCTATTATAGGTGGCGGCATTGCTTCTGCAAGTCTTGCATTATCTTTGGCTGAGCGCGGAAAAGATGTGATTATTTATTGCAAAGATGACACATTAGGCCAAGGGGCCTCAGGCAATAAACAAGGCGCTATTTACCCTTTGCTTACGCCCGAGAATAACTCGCTAAGTCAATTTTTTCAGCAAGCATTTCTATACAGTCGACGCAGAATTCAGGCATTGGTTGATAATGGATATGCCATAGGACATGACTGGTGTGGTGTATTACATACAGGTTTCGATCAACGTAGCCAAACAAGACTAGATAAAATCATTGATGGTCAAGCATGGCCAACTGAAATTGCTGTTAGGGTAAATTCAACTCAAGCCACACAACTGGCTAGCGTCGATATCGATAAATCGGGCTTTTATTATCCACTCGGAGGCTGGGCTTGCCCGTTTGAATTCGCACAAGCCAGTATTACCAAAGCACAAACATTAGCTAACGTTCGCGTTATCTATAATAGCGACATTAGCTCACTTGAACCACACTCATCTGGCTGGCAACTGTTTAGTGGCGAAAATAACACTCTTATAGCAACACACGATCAAGTTGTCATCGCCTCTGGATCGCAGCTTACTCGTTATAAACAAACAAAAGACCTGCAAATCACCGGTTTTAGAGGTCAAGTTAGCCATGTACCACCACAAGGTGAGCTGGCACAACTGAGCACAGTCATCTGCGCAAATGGTTATCTCACGCCACAACATAATCAACTACATTGTATCGGCGCCAGTTATGTAAAAGATCCTAAGCACTTAGATTTTTGCCCGTTAGAGCAGCATGAAAACAGCCTTAAAATGCAACAAAGCTTTCCCAATTCAAACTGGCCTCACAACATTGATGTTTCAAACAACGATGCCAGAGTTGGCGTAAGGATGGTCAGTCGCGATCATTTCCCAGTAATGGGCTGCGTACCTGATATTGAAGCATTATTTAGTCGCTATGCCGTGCAACAACAATCTAAAGACAAACCCAGTCTATGGCAACGATACTGGCAAACAACACCAGCACCGATTTATGACGGCTTATATGTGTTAGGTGGACTAGGTTCACGTGGATTAAGCTCAGGCCCACTGGTAGCCGAATGCTTAGCAGCAAATCTCTGCGGCGAGCTGTCACCACTTAGCCTAGAGTTACAAGCTCTGCTCAGCCCCAATAGAATGTGGCTGCGCAAACTGTTAAAGGGAAAAGCATTGATGTAG
- the galU gene encoding UTP--glucose-1-phosphate uridylyltransferase GalU, giving the protein MKVVIPVAGLGTRMLPATKAIPKEMLPLVDKPLIQYIVDECVSAGIKEIVLVTHASKNAIENHFDKSYELESTLEKRVKRQLLHEVQAICPKNVTIMHVRQGEAKGLGHAILCAKPCIGDNPFAVVLPDVILDSYSADQRTENLASMLIRYRESNVSQIMVAPVPDDQVNKYGIADCGGETINPGDSTKIFKMVEKPEVGQAPSNLAVVGRYVLSEKIWDLLAKTLPGAGDEIQLTDAIDMLIESDSVEAFNMTGKSHDCGDKLGYMKAFVEYGLRDPKLGGDFKKELAGLLEEYR; this is encoded by the coding sequence ATGAAAGTTGTTATACCCGTTGCTGGTTTGGGCACTCGTATGTTGCCTGCAACTAAGGCTATTCCAAAAGAGATGTTACCTTTAGTAGATAAGCCACTCATTCAGTATATTGTCGACGAATGTGTAAGTGCCGGTATTAAAGAAATCGTTTTGGTAACTCATGCCAGTAAGAATGCCATTGAAAACCACTTTGATAAGTCTTATGAGCTTGAATCGACCTTAGAGAAACGTGTTAAGCGCCAGTTATTGCATGAAGTACAGGCTATTTGCCCTAAAAACGTCACCATTATGCATGTGCGTCAAGGTGAAGCCAAAGGGCTAGGGCATGCTATTTTATGTGCCAAACCGTGTATAGGTGATAACCCGTTTGCGGTTGTATTACCTGACGTAATTTTAGATTCGTATTCTGCTGATCAACGCACCGAAAATTTAGCTTCTATGTTAATTCGTTACCGCGAATCTAATGTCAGCCAAATTATGGTAGCACCAGTACCAGATGATCAAGTCAATAAATACGGCATTGCAGATTGTGGTGGCGAAACCATAAATCCTGGTGACTCGACTAAAATATTCAAGATGGTCGAAAAACCTGAAGTGGGTCAAGCGCCGTCTAACTTAGCTGTTGTTGGCCGTTATGTGTTGTCTGAAAAGATTTGGGACTTGCTCGCGAAAACCTTACCCGGCGCAGGCGATGAAATTCAGTTAACTGATGCCATTGATATGTTGATTGAGTCTGACTCAGTCGAAGCCTTCAACATGACCGGTAAGTCACACGATTGTGGTGATAAGCTCGGCTACATGAAAGCGTTTGTTGAATATGGTTTACGTGATCCCAAACTTGGTGGCGACTTTAAGAAAGAGCTTGCTGGTTTATTAGAAGAATACAGATAA
- a CDS encoding O-antigen ligase family protein has translation MDKMIAHTRMPFGLFNRFMLLALCALIIWMPIPLGSNRIWALAILEFCIVLLGVMHIGYCIKHNALLLRYRWQKYALIPIGLMLVYLCLQLLNWIPAIGTVDSYQTAQQLLKTFCYCVFILLLSQYCQNSQAMRWLLVAIIVSGCLQAFYGTLLNLLQLDISPIFGYHDGDRARGSFVYQNHFANYLALCLCIAFGWLLSELKTSKKEFDLRTMLIDLLSTLFSRKLILRLAIVIMVIGLILSRSRMGNAGFFTALGVVSLLSMFIYRRPPTLFKPLVVSIFILDLLIVGSIFGVDKLKQRLDDTSFASETRDEVVIDSIPIIQDHLFTGTGGGSFYTVFPQYQPQFYSGFYDHAHNDYIQFAVEYGLVVTGLLGLWVLYCLWLACRTMFLRNNKLYKGVAFGCAMAIVHMLIHCTVDFNLQSPANTLLFLTILTLCWLVRYLPADTHKIAR, from the coding sequence ATGGATAAGATGATTGCCCACACAAGGATGCCTTTTGGGCTATTTAATCGTTTTATGTTGTTGGCACTCTGTGCGCTAATTATTTGGATGCCTATTCCGTTAGGTAGTAACCGCATTTGGGCGTTGGCTATTTTAGAGTTTTGCATCGTATTACTTGGCGTAATGCATATTGGCTACTGCATTAAGCATAATGCGTTATTACTGCGTTATCGTTGGCAAAAATATGCCTTAATACCTATAGGGTTAATGCTTGTTTATTTGTGCTTACAATTACTCAACTGGATCCCTGCCATTGGTACCGTTGATAGCTATCAAACCGCACAACAACTGTTGAAAACCTTTTGCTATTGCGTATTTATTTTACTGTTAAGCCAATATTGCCAGAACTCACAGGCCATGCGCTGGCTATTAGTTGCGATTATTGTATCGGGTTGCTTGCAGGCTTTTTATGGCACCTTGCTTAATTTATTACAGTTGGATATATCACCCATTTTTGGTTATCACGACGGTGATAGAGCCCGTGGATCGTTTGTTTACCAAAATCATTTTGCTAATTATTTAGCCTTATGCCTTTGTATTGCATTCGGTTGGCTATTATCAGAACTTAAAACCAGCAAAAAAGAATTCGATTTGCGGACCATGTTAATTGATTTGCTATCGACATTATTCAGCCGGAAACTGATTCTTCGTTTAGCCATTGTGATTATGGTTATAGGTTTAATATTAAGCCGTTCGCGAATGGGCAATGCCGGCTTCTTTACTGCACTAGGTGTAGTGTCGTTATTGTCGATGTTTATTTATCGTCGTCCACCTACTTTGTTTAAGCCTTTAGTCGTGAGTATTTTTATTTTAGACTTATTGATTGTTGGTTCAATTTTTGGCGTCGATAAGTTAAAACAACGTTTAGACGATACCTCATTTGCATCCGAAACCCGTGATGAAGTGGTGATTGATAGCATTCCTATTATCCAGGATCATTTGTTTACAGGTACCGGTGGTGGCAGTTTCTACACCGTATTCCCACAGTATCAGCCTCAGTTTTATTCTGGTTTTTATGACCATGCCCATAATGATTATATTCAGTTTGCTGTTGAGTATGGGTTGGTAGTGACTGGATTATTAGGTTTGTGGGTATTGTACTGTTTATGGTTAGCGTGCCGGACCATGTTTTTACGTAATAATAAGCTTTATAAAGGTGTCGCTTTTGGCTGCGCAATGGCCATAGTGCACATGCTGATCCACTGTACGGTTGACTTTAATTTGCAATCGCCTGCCAATACCTTGTTATTTTTAACTATTTTAACGTTATGCTGGTTAGTGCGTTATTTACCTGCTGATACTCACAAAATAGCAAGATAA
- a CDS encoding tyrosine-protein phosphatase: MIDLHCHILPNIDDGAKSIDEALGLVALAAEQGVSRMVATPHIHLGIYDNNLTSIKAAYRLLCNELALTDLNVQVRAAAEVRISPEIMLFIEQQQLPFLGRYQQQDVLLLELPSSHIPPGTDKLISWLLAKNVLPMIAHPERNRELQSHPERITPFVRAGCLFQLTAASLIGDMGHAPKQLSEYFIKQKLYSIVASDCHSLNRRPPKLLQAQHAVAALTDQEYAYALTTSVPDSISNVLFAKSSDE, translated from the coding sequence ATGATTGATTTGCATTGCCATATATTACCCAATATTGACGATGGGGCTAAATCAATTGATGAAGCCCTTGGTTTGGTGGCATTAGCCGCCGAACAAGGGGTGTCGCGTATGGTCGCGACACCCCATATTCATTTAGGTATTTATGACAATAACTTAACATCAATTAAGGCGGCCTACCGTTTGTTGTGTAATGAGTTGGCGTTAACAGATTTAAACGTGCAAGTACGCGCAGCGGCAGAAGTAAGGATTTCACCTGAAATTATGCTGTTTATTGAACAACAGCAATTGCCTTTTTTAGGCCGTTATCAGCAACAAGATGTGTTGCTGCTAGAGCTGCCTAGTAGCCATATTCCGCCCGGTACCGACAAACTGATTAGCTGGCTGTTAGCTAAAAATGTATTACCCATGATTGCTCACCCCGAGCGTAATCGCGAGTTACAATCCCATCCAGAGCGGATAACGCCCTTTGTACGAGCGGGGTGTTTATTTCAGTTAACTGCAGCATCATTAATTGGCGACATGGGGCATGCCCCAAAGCAATTAAGTGAATATTTTATTAAGCAAAAGCTATATTCGATTGTAGCGTCAGATTGTCATTCGTTAAATAGGCGACCACCTAAGCTATTGCAGGCCCAGCATGCTGTGGCCGCACTGACCGACCAAGAATATGCTTATGCGTTAACCACCTCGGTACCTGATAGTATTTCGAATGTGCTATTTGCCAAGAGCAGTGATGAATGA
- a CDS encoding GumC family protein produces MSFQERRQSASPGNIHSPAVMPMDQLIDVKKLLLPILRFKWRILSFAILVTALTVFVVLSMTPIFNASSTLLIESEQAKAIKIDEVYGINSGQQEYYLTQFEIIKSRSIAERVFNELDLINHPAFNQPPSWFAELKSQLNFIPEEVASVNSQISQDIAKHKLIDSFAKNINVSPVRKTQLVNISYESSDSQLAAQVANAVGDTYIISQLEAKLGMTQKVNTWLGGRLEDLRLKLDQSEFKLEQFKVENGLIDVEGVTALDAKELERLSDEITVARSRKAQADSFMAVVKRYGATDISRLESLPEVTSHLSIQNVKREVVLVERKVSELEQVYGPKHPKMIAAQAELNTVQQNLRKQISRLVQGIEDEAQTAAQTLQALESQFSNAKGAFQNLSTKDTDYQRLLREVDTNRQLFDTFLARQKETAVTGDFDSPVARFTDRAVVPLLPEKPKKKVIVILAFIASLGFAMVLVLVLDALNDTIKTSDDVEKLLSQRALGYVPKAKKGTSYEDINFAFYDSKLPLHAEAVRTIRTSMSLMAMGTTLSTIEVTSSNPNEGKTTTSMNIAFAYATMEKVLIIDADLRKSSLGMRFGLPTYQPGLANVLSGTDSVHNSIVKDVKPNVDVMPAGAVPLNPQELLASAQFAELLTELKTQYSKIIIDTPPVHAVSDALIITSLCDATVLVVKAGHTRSEAIKLTLAKLNQARAKVFGVVLNQFNTKDAARYQGDYGYYQAYGAEYAIKQPADNRKENTEA; encoded by the coding sequence ATGAGCTTTCAAGAAAGACGACAAAGTGCATCCCCTGGCAATATACACAGCCCCGCAGTAATGCCAATGGATCAGCTTATTGATGTAAAAAAACTGTTGTTGCCAATATTACGTTTCAAGTGGCGCATTTTATCGTTCGCGATATTAGTGACCGCGTTAACGGTATTTGTGGTGTTGAGCATGACACCGATTTTTAATGCTTCATCGACCTTACTGATTGAGTCGGAGCAAGCTAAGGCGATTAAAATTGATGAAGTGTATGGCATTAATTCTGGTCAGCAAGAGTATTACTTAACCCAGTTTGAGATCATTAAGTCGCGTAGTATCGCCGAGCGGGTATTTAACGAGCTGGATTTAATCAATCATCCAGCGTTTAACCAACCGCCAAGTTGGTTTGCTGAGCTTAAGTCGCAACTGAATTTTATCCCTGAAGAAGTCGCTTCGGTTAATAGTCAAATTAGCCAAGACATCGCTAAGCATAAATTAATTGATAGTTTTGCCAAAAATATCAATGTCTCACCTGTTCGCAAAACCCAATTAGTGAATATCAGTTATGAAAGTTCAGACTCACAGCTTGCCGCACAGGTAGCCAATGCTGTAGGTGATACCTATATTATCAGCCAGCTAGAAGCTAAACTAGGTATGACCCAAAAAGTTAACACTTGGTTAGGCGGCCGCTTAGAAGATTTACGTTTAAAGTTGGATCAGTCTGAATTTAAATTAGAGCAGTTTAAAGTTGAAAATGGCTTAATTGACGTTGAAGGTGTGACAGCATTAGATGCTAAAGAGCTAGAGCGTTTAAGTGATGAAATTACCGTTGCTCGCTCGCGTAAAGCGCAAGCAGATAGTTTTATGGCGGTAGTTAAACGCTATGGTGCTACAGATATTAGCCGTTTGGAGAGTTTACCTGAGGTAACTTCGCATTTATCGATACAAAACGTGAAGCGTGAAGTGGTATTAGTGGAGCGTAAAGTATCTGAGCTGGAACAAGTTTATGGCCCTAAGCATCCAAAAATGATTGCTGCGCAAGCTGAGCTTAATACGGTGCAACAAAACTTACGCAAGCAAATCAGTCGCCTAGTGCAAGGTATTGAGGATGAGGCACAAACTGCTGCACAAACACTGCAAGCGCTAGAGTCTCAATTTAGTAACGCTAAAGGTGCGTTTCAAAACTTAAGCACTAAAGACACTGATTATCAACGTTTACTGCGTGAAGTGGATACTAACAGACAGCTATTTGATACCTTTTTGGCTCGCCAAAAAGAAACGGCTGTCACCGGTGATTTTGACTCTCCTGTTGCACGTTTTACTGACCGTGCGGTAGTGCCGTTATTGCCTGAAAAGCCTAAAAAGAAAGTCATTGTTATATTGGCTTTTATTGCCAGCTTAGGCTTTGCCATGGTGTTAGTATTGGTGCTCGATGCTCTAAATGACACCATTAAAACCAGTGATGATGTTGAGAAATTATTATCGCAACGAGCGCTAGGTTATGTGCCTAAAGCCAAAAAAGGTACAAGTTATGAAGATATTAACTTTGCTTTTTACGATAGTAAGTTACCCCTGCACGCAGAGGCTGTTAGGACTATTCGAACATCGATGTCGTTAATGGCCATGGGCACCACGCTTTCGACTATTGAAGTGACCTCATCTAACCCTAATGAGGGCAAAACCACCACTTCAATGAATATTGCATTCGCTTATGCCACCATGGAAAAAGTATTGATTATCGATGCTGATTTACGAAAATCTAGCCTAGGTATGCGCTTTGGTTTACCAACTTACCAGCCAGGACTTGCTAATGTGTTGTCGGGTACTGACAGTGTGCATAATAGTATTGTAAAAGATGTGAAACCTAATGTGGATGTTATGCCTGCTGGCGCGGTGCCGTTAAATCCACAAGAGTTATTAGCCTCAGCTCAGTTTGCTGAATTACTCACCGAGCTTAAAACCCAATACAGTAAAATTATTATTGATACCCCGCCGGTACATGCCGTGAGTGATGCGTTAATTATTACCTCGTTATGCGATGCCACGGTATTAGTAGTGAAAGCAGGCCACACTCGCAGTGAAGCAATTAAACTGACATTAGCTAAGCTTAATCAAGCGCGAGCCAAAGTATTTGGGGTAGTGTTAAACCAATTTAACACTAAAGATGCTGCACGTTATCAAGGTGATTATGGTTATTATCAAGCCTATGGTGCAGAGTATGCAATTAAACAGCCTGCTGATAACCGCAAGGAAAATACTGAGGCATGA